One genomic region from Streptomyces sp. NBC_00582 encodes:
- a CDS encoding helix-turn-helix transcriptional regulator codes for MLAPVETRSVSPVFVGRRDELGILDDALSRAAAGEPQAFLIAGEAGVGKTRLVEEYTAEAARRGAVVALGGCVEIGADGLPFAPFSTALRALRRALPDELAAAAAGQETELARLLPEMGETRPGRHDEEGMARLFELTARLLERVAADRTVVLALEDLHWADASTRHLLSYLLRTLRTGRLVVLATYRADDIHRRHPLRPLLAELDRLRTLKRLELGRLTREETGRQIAGILACEPDPAQVDDIFERSDGNAFFVEELAVAAHEGCCTGLTDSLRDLLLVRVEALPEAAQLVARIVAEGGSTVEYRLLEAVARLSEDELIAALRAAVDANLLLATPDGDGYRFRHSLVREAVGDDLLPGERSRLNRRYAEALEAHPTLVPADERVMRLASYWYHAHEPAKALPAVLDASVAARSRSAYSEQLRLLERAMDLWETAPEDVRSQLRPVDYTEAYPPCGCDPATTPLRYLDLMAEAAVAGRFCGERERALKITKRALRLLADENDPQRSAWFWVQRSRLVRSLGRGSGREELARAQDLVRGLPPSEVHAQVLTRVANWSMIHSPGPEAYDDARRAVEYARMVGARETELDARQVLGTLMVDSGDIEAGLAEMYEVKERALAEDITSVALSVYINLPSELEAVGRSREAVTILHEGVDYAERHGLTDTKAWVCGNLAESLYSLGRWDESEAASAAVADRVGQGVAAQGIHATRRAELSLARGDYAESERQLTAAQGFFGAHERAAQHHLPLTRIAVALALAEGRPADARAHLERALEAGLPLGAQRYAWPLLITAAEGGEGLPATIRETARSLPTLAPVWQAHERWLRAELRRAEGRTAPDDWCEVVTAFERLERPYDLARTRHRLAEALLAAGDEDRDRVAELLRLAHAVAAHLGARPLVDAVTALARRARLPLVPRSSADPADALGLTTRERDVLRLVCAGLTNRQIAVELFISPKTASVHVSNILAKLGVSGRGEAAALAHRLGVFAPRPETAAGKRALA; via the coding sequence ATGCTCGCCCCCGTGGAAACCCGGTCCGTCAGTCCCGTCTTCGTCGGCCGCCGCGACGAGCTCGGCATCCTCGACGACGCGCTCTCCCGCGCCGCCGCGGGAGAGCCACAGGCCTTCCTGATCGCCGGTGAGGCCGGGGTCGGCAAGACCCGGCTCGTCGAGGAGTACACGGCCGAGGCCGCCCGCCGGGGTGCCGTCGTCGCCCTCGGCGGCTGTGTCGAGATCGGCGCCGACGGCCTGCCGTTCGCCCCCTTCTCCACCGCCCTGCGCGCCCTGCGCCGCGCCCTGCCCGACGAGCTCGCCGCCGCGGCCGCCGGCCAGGAGACGGAACTGGCCCGGCTGCTTCCCGAGATGGGCGAGACCCGCCCCGGCCGCCACGACGAGGAGGGCATGGCCCGCCTCTTCGAGCTCACCGCCCGCCTCCTGGAACGCGTCGCCGCCGACCGCACGGTCGTCCTCGCCCTGGAGGACCTGCACTGGGCCGACGCCTCCACCCGCCATCTGCTCTCCTACCTGCTGCGCACCCTGCGCACCGGCCGCCTCGTCGTCCTCGCCACCTATCGCGCCGACGACATCCACCGCCGCCACCCGCTGCGCCCCCTGCTCGCCGAACTCGACCGGCTGCGCACCCTCAAGCGCCTCGAACTCGGCCGCCTCACCCGCGAGGAGACCGGCCGTCAGATCGCCGGCATCCTCGCCTGTGAACCCGACCCCGCCCAGGTCGACGACATCTTCGAACGCTCCGACGGCAACGCCTTCTTCGTCGAGGAACTCGCCGTCGCCGCCCACGAGGGCTGCTGCACCGGCCTCACCGACTCCCTGCGCGATCTGCTCCTGGTCCGGGTCGAGGCGCTGCCCGAGGCCGCCCAGCTCGTCGCCCGGATCGTCGCCGAGGGCGGCTCCACCGTCGAGTACCGGCTGCTGGAGGCCGTCGCCCGGCTCTCCGAGGACGAGCTGATCGCGGCGCTGCGGGCCGCCGTCGACGCCAATCTCCTGCTCGCCACCCCCGACGGCGACGGCTATCGCTTCCGCCACTCCCTGGTCCGCGAGGCCGTCGGCGACGACCTGCTCCCCGGCGAACGCTCCCGCCTCAACCGCCGCTACGCCGAGGCCCTCGAAGCCCACCCGACGCTCGTCCCCGCCGACGAGCGCGTCATGCGCCTGGCCAGCTACTGGTACCACGCCCACGAACCCGCCAAGGCCCTGCCCGCCGTCCTGGACGCCTCCGTCGCGGCCCGCTCCCGGAGCGCCTACAGCGAGCAACTGCGGCTCCTGGAACGGGCGATGGACCTGTGGGAGACGGCCCCCGAGGACGTACGGTCACAGCTGCGCCCCGTCGACTACACCGAGGCCTACCCTCCCTGCGGCTGCGACCCCGCCACCACCCCGCTGCGCTACCTCGACCTCATGGCCGAGGCCGCCGTCGCCGGCCGCTTCTGCGGGGAACGCGAACGCGCCCTGAAGATCACCAAGCGGGCGCTGCGGCTCCTCGCCGACGAGAACGACCCCCAGCGCTCCGCCTGGTTCTGGGTCCAGCGCTCCCGCCTGGTGCGTTCCCTGGGCCGGGGCAGCGGCCGCGAGGAACTGGCCCGCGCCCAGGACCTCGTGCGCGGCCTGCCGCCCAGCGAGGTGCACGCCCAGGTCCTCACCCGCGTCGCCAACTGGTCGATGATCCACTCGCCCGGCCCCGAGGCCTACGACGACGCACGGCGCGCGGTCGAGTACGCCCGGATGGTCGGCGCCCGCGAGACCGAACTCGACGCCCGCCAGGTCCTCGGCACCCTCATGGTCGACAGCGGGGACATCGAGGCCGGACTGGCGGAGATGTACGAGGTGAAGGAGCGGGCCCTGGCCGAGGACATCACGTCCGTCGCGCTCAGCGTCTACATCAACCTCCCCTCCGAACTGGAGGCCGTCGGCCGCTCCCGGGAGGCCGTGACGATCCTCCACGAGGGCGTCGACTACGCCGAGCGGCACGGACTGACCGACACCAAGGCCTGGGTCTGCGGCAACCTCGCCGAGTCCCTGTACTCCCTGGGCCGCTGGGACGAGTCCGAGGCCGCCTCCGCCGCCGTCGCCGACCGGGTCGGCCAGGGTGTCGCGGCCCAGGGCATCCACGCCACCCGCCGCGCCGAACTCTCCCTCGCCCGCGGCGACTACGCCGAGTCCGAACGCCAACTGACCGCCGCCCAGGGCTTCTTCGGCGCCCATGAACGCGCGGCCCAGCACCACCTCCCGCTCACCCGGATCGCCGTCGCCCTGGCCCTCGCCGAGGGCCGCCCCGCCGACGCCCGCGCCCACCTCGAACGAGCCCTGGAAGCGGGCCTGCCGCTCGGCGCCCAGCGCTACGCCTGGCCCCTGCTGATCACCGCCGCCGAGGGCGGCGAGGGTCTCCCGGCCACCATCCGCGAGACCGCCAGGTCCCTTCCGACCCTCGCCCCCGTCTGGCAGGCGCACGAACGCTGGCTCCGCGCCGAACTGCGGCGCGCGGAGGGACGCACCGCCCCGGACGACTGGTGCGAGGTGGTCACCGCCTTCGAGCGGTTGGAACGCCCCTACGATCTCGCCCGCACCCGGCACCGCCTCGCCGAGGCCCTGCTCGCGGCGGGCGACGAGGACCGCGACCGCGTGGCGGAGCTTCTGCGCCTCGCCCATGCCGTCGCCGCGCATCTCGGGGCCCGCCCGCTGGTCGACGCGGTCACCGCCCTCGCCCGGCGAGCCCGTCTCCCGCTCGTCCCGCGGAGCTCCGCCGACCCCGCCGACGCCCTGGGCCTGACCACCCGGGAACGCGATGTGCTGCGCCTGGTCTGCGCCGGCCTCACCAACCGCCAGATCGCCGTGGAGCTCTTCATCTCGCCGAAGACGGCCAGCGTCCACGTCTCCAACATCCTCGCCAAGCTCGGCGTCTCGGGCCGGGGAGAGGCGGCGGCCCTGGCCCACCGCCTGGGCGTGTTCGCGCCACGGCCGGAGACGGCGGCGGGGAAACGGGCGCTCGCGTGA
- a CDS encoding aldo/keto reductase — MERRTIGAGALSVGAVGLGCMPMSWGYSGSRRRGEESVRAVHRALDLGSTLLDTADMYGPFTNELLLGRVLRERRGDAFVSTKVGLLVGEQHIVANGRPSYVRRACDASLRRLQTDVIDLYQLHRADPEVPVEETWGAMAELVGAGKVRALGLCAVGARGGRRQGGRLHDTTIGQLRRLQQVFPVSAVEAELSVWSPEALDALLPWCEERGVGFLAAMPLGNGFLTGTLTPGEGFEPDDMRARHPRFTAEMMAANQPVVAGLRRVAARHGDGVTAAQVALAWVLAQGRHVVPVPGAKQERWVAENAGAAVLRLTARDLDEVAELPAAQGSWE, encoded by the coding sequence GTGGAGCGCAGGACGATCGGCGCGGGGGCGCTCTCGGTGGGGGCCGTCGGACTCGGGTGCATGCCGATGAGCTGGGGGTACAGCGGGTCGCGGCGGCGGGGCGAGGAGTCGGTGAGGGCGGTGCACCGGGCGCTGGACCTGGGCTCGACGCTGCTGGACACGGCCGACATGTACGGCCCGTTCACCAACGAGCTGCTGCTGGGACGGGTGTTGAGGGAGCGGCGCGGGGACGCGTTCGTGTCGACGAAGGTCGGCCTGCTGGTCGGCGAGCAGCACATCGTGGCCAACGGCCGCCCCTCGTACGTGAGACGGGCCTGCGACGCGTCGCTGCGTCGGCTGCAGACGGATGTCATCGACCTGTACCAGCTCCACCGCGCCGACCCCGAGGTCCCCGTCGAGGAGACCTGGGGTGCGATGGCGGAGCTCGTCGGGGCGGGCAAGGTACGGGCGTTGGGGCTGTGCGCGGTGGGCGCGCGGGGCGGCCGGCGTCAGGGTGGACGGCTGCACGACACGACGATCGGGCAGTTGCGGCGGTTGCAGCAGGTGTTCCCGGTGAGCGCGGTGGAGGCGGAGCTGTCGGTGTGGTCGCCGGAGGCCCTGGACGCCCTGCTGCCGTGGTGCGAGGAGCGCGGGGTGGGCTTCCTGGCGGCGATGCCGCTGGGGAATGGTTTCCTCACCGGCACGCTGACCCCGGGCGAGGGGTTCGAACCGGACGACATGCGGGCCCGGCACCCCCGCTTCACCGCCGAGATGATGGCCGCGAACCAGCCCGTCGTCGCCGGTCTGCGCCGGGTGGCCGCGCGGCACGGGGACGGGGTGACGGCGGCGCAGGTGGCGCTGGCGTGGGTGCTGGCGCAGGGACGGCACGTGGTGCCGGTGCCGGGGGCGAAACAGGAGCGGTGGGTGGCGGAGAACGCCGGGGCGGCCGTGCTGCGGCTCACCGCCCGGGACCTGGACGAGGTGGCGGAGCTGCCCGCCGCCCAGGGATCGTGGGAGTGA
- a CDS encoding 2-hydroxyacid dehydrogenase, with product MSIEAPRDVWLPIPPEEIDGLPEGFEYLFWDGGEDGDQPYPGDPGDCVVYVVPYMKAQRVRVAPLAEMRRVRVVQTLTAGVDDITARLADLPSGVRLCNARGVHEASTAELALTLTLAALRGIPQFVRAQDRGHWEGGFHPALADKNVLVVGYGAIGAAIEDRLVPFEVARVARVARSQRTTARGPVHPFTELPALLPDADVVILSTPLTETTRGLVDTEFLARMKDGALLVNVARGPVVDTKALLAELETGRLLAALDVTDPEPLPPAHPLWRAPGVLISPHVGGPTSAFLPRAKRLLVDQLGRFVNQEPLRHVILTTGAAAV from the coding sequence ATGAGCATCGAAGCGCCCCGTGACGTATGGCTGCCCATCCCCCCGGAGGAGATCGACGGGCTCCCCGAAGGGTTCGAGTACCTCTTCTGGGACGGGGGAGAGGACGGCGATCAGCCGTATCCCGGGGACCCCGGCGACTGCGTGGTGTACGTCGTGCCGTACATGAAGGCGCAGCGGGTGCGGGTGGCACCGCTGGCGGAGATGCGGCGGGTGCGGGTCGTGCAGACGCTCACCGCCGGGGTGGACGACATCACCGCACGGCTGGCCGACCTGCCGTCCGGTGTACGGCTGTGCAACGCGCGCGGGGTGCACGAGGCGAGCACCGCGGAGCTGGCGCTCACGCTGACGCTCGCCGCGCTGCGGGGGATCCCGCAGTTCGTGCGCGCCCAGGACCGGGGGCACTGGGAGGGCGGTTTCCACCCGGCGCTCGCCGACAAGAACGTGCTCGTGGTCGGGTACGGCGCCATCGGCGCGGCCATCGAGGACCGGCTCGTTCCGTTCGAGGTGGCGCGAGTGGCGCGCGTCGCGCGCTCCCAGCGCACGACGGCGCGCGGTCCAGTGCACCCCTTCACCGAACTGCCCGCCCTGCTGCCCGACGCCGACGTCGTCATCCTGTCCACCCCCCTCACCGAGACCACCCGCGGCCTGGTCGACACCGAGTTCCTGGCCCGGATGAAGGACGGCGCGCTGCTGGTCAACGTCGCCCGCGGCCCGGTCGTCGACACCAAGGCCCTGCTCGCCGAACTGGAGACCGGCCGTCTCCTCGCCGCCCTCGACGTCACCGATCCCGAACCCCTGCCCCCCGCCCACCCGTTGTGGCGCGCGCCCGGCGTCCTGATCAGCCCCCACGTCGGCGGCCCCACCTCGGCCTTCCTGCCGCGCGCCAAACGGCTCCTGGTGGACCAGTTGGGCCGCTTCGTGAACCAGGAGCCTTTGCGTCACGTGATCCTGACGACGGGTGCGGCAGCCGTGTAG
- a CDS encoding PQQ-dependent sugar dehydrogenase has translation MRRRVVTAGLAAGALLWAAGCSSGDGGSSGAGPSAAPSRTTVQGSSSPSAEETPPAKGTVKVVRTVAEGLNSPWGLAPLPEGGLLVASRDEGTITHVDESSGRKTEVGEVPGVSAAGEGGLLGLALSPDYASDHMVYAYVTSVSDNRIVRMIYDPKRPAGDQLGAPDTVFKGIPKGMIHNGGRIAFGPDGMLYAGTGESGERGLAQDKKSLGGKILRLTPEGEPAPGNPFPDSPVYSYGHRNVQGLAWDSKQRLFASEFGQDTWDELNAIEPGGDYGWPAAEGESDNGTYVNPLAQWHTDDASPSGIAYAQGSIWMAGLKGQRLWRIPLKGTEASADPQAFLQGDLGRLRTVVAAGGDKLWVTTSNTDGRGTPKEGDDRILELEVS, from the coding sequence GTGCGACGTCGAGTGGTGACGGCCGGGCTGGCCGCGGGTGCGCTGCTGTGGGCGGCCGGCTGCTCCTCGGGCGACGGAGGGTCGTCCGGGGCCGGCCCGAGCGCGGCCCCGAGCCGTACGACGGTCCAGGGCTCGTCCTCCCCGAGCGCCGAGGAGACCCCGCCCGCGAAGGGCACGGTCAAGGTGGTGCGCACGGTCGCCGAGGGCCTGAACTCCCCCTGGGGCCTGGCCCCGCTCCCCGAGGGCGGACTGCTGGTCGCCTCGCGCGACGAGGGCACGATCACCCACGTGGACGAGTCGAGCGGCAGGAAGACCGAGGTCGGCGAGGTCCCCGGGGTCTCCGCGGCCGGCGAGGGCGGACTGCTCGGCCTCGCCCTCTCCCCCGACTACGCCTCGGACCACATGGTCTACGCGTACGTCACGTCGGTCTCGGACAACCGGATCGTCCGTATGATCTACGACCCGAAGCGGCCCGCCGGTGATCAGCTGGGCGCCCCGGACACGGTCTTCAAGGGCATCCCCAAGGGCATGATCCACAACGGCGGCCGGATCGCCTTCGGCCCCGACGGGATGCTGTACGCCGGCACGGGCGAGAGCGGCGAACGGGGGCTGGCCCAGGACAAGAAATCCCTGGGCGGCAAGATCCTGCGGCTGACCCCGGAGGGCGAGCCGGCTCCCGGGAACCCGTTCCCCGACTCCCCGGTCTACTCCTACGGCCACCGGAACGTGCAGGGGCTGGCCTGGGACTCCAAGCAGCGGCTGTTCGCCTCGGAGTTCGGCCAGGACACCTGGGACGAGCTGAACGCGATCGAGCCGGGCGGCGACTACGGCTGGCCGGCGGCCGAGGGCGAGTCGGACAACGGCACGTACGTGAACCCGCTGGCCCAGTGGCACACCGACGACGCCTCCCCCAGCGGCATCGCCTACGCGCAGGGCTCGATCTGGATGGCCGGCCTCAAGGGACAGCGCCTGTGGCGCATACCCCTCAAGGGCACCGAGGCCTCGGCGGACCCCCAGGCCTTCCTCCAGGGCGACCTCGGCCGGCTGCGCACCGTGGTCGCGGCGGGCGGCGACAAGCTCTGGGTCACCACCAGCAACACGGACGGGCGGGGCACCCCGAAGGAGGGCGACGACCGGATCCTGGAGCTGGAGGTGAGCTGA
- a CDS encoding acetolactate synthase large subunit yields MTEQATGAHPQPRPRSGGHSATVEHVTGAQSLIRSLEEVGAETVFGIPGGAILPAYDPMMDSTRVRHVLVRHEQGAGHAATGYAQATGKVGVCMATSGPGATNLVTPIADAHMDSVPLVAITGQVASKAIGTDAFQEADIVGITMPITKHNFLVTKAEDIPRVIAQAFHIASTGRPGPVLVDIAKDALQAKTTFSWPPTMDLPGYRPVTKPHAKQIREAAKLITAAKRPILYVGGGVIKAGATAELKVLAELTGAPVTTTLMALGAFPDSHPQHLGMPGMHGSVAAVTGLQKADLIVALGARFDDRVTGKLDSFAPYAKIVHADIDPAEIGKNRAADVPIVGDAREVIADLIQAVQKEHSEGQPGDYTAWWKDLDRWRETYPLGYDQPADGSLSPQQVIERIGRLAPEGTIFAAGVGQHQMWAAHFIQYDKPATWLNSGGAGTMGYAVPAAMGAKAGAPAKTVWAIDGDGCFQMTNQELTTCALNNIPIKVAIINNGALGMVRQWQTLFYNQRYSNTVLHSGPDDVNPNARGTRVPDFVKLSEAMGCYAIRCESPDDLDKVIEEANSVNDRPVVVDFVVHEDAMVWPMVAAGTSNDEIMAARDVRPDFGDNEDD; encoded by the coding sequence ATGACCGAGCAGGCCACCGGGGCTCATCCGCAGCCCCGGCCCCGATCCGGAGGACACTCCGCAACCGTCGAGCACGTCACGGGCGCGCAGTCCCTCATCCGCTCCCTCGAGGAGGTCGGCGCCGAGACGGTATTCGGCATTCCCGGCGGTGCGATCCTTCCCGCCTACGACCCGATGATGGACTCCACCCGGGTCCGCCACGTCCTGGTCCGCCACGAGCAGGGCGCCGGCCACGCCGCCACCGGCTACGCGCAGGCCACCGGCAAGGTCGGCGTCTGCATGGCCACCTCCGGCCCCGGCGCGACCAACCTGGTCACGCCGATCGCCGACGCGCACATGGACTCGGTGCCGCTCGTGGCGATCACCGGGCAGGTCGCGTCGAAGGCGATCGGCACGGACGCCTTCCAGGAGGCGGACATCGTCGGCATCACCATGCCGATCACCAAGCACAACTTCCTGGTGACCAAGGCCGAGGACATCCCGCGGGTGATCGCGCAGGCCTTCCACATCGCGTCCACCGGCCGCCCCGGGCCCGTCCTGGTCGACATCGCCAAGGACGCCCTCCAGGCGAAGACCACCTTCTCCTGGCCGCCCACCATGGACCTGCCCGGCTACCGCCCCGTGACCAAGCCGCACGCCAAGCAGATCCGTGAGGCCGCCAAGCTGATCACCGCCGCCAAGCGGCCGATCCTCTACGTCGGCGGCGGTGTGATCAAGGCCGGCGCCACCGCCGAGCTGAAGGTCCTCGCCGAGCTGACCGGCGCGCCCGTCACCACCACGCTGATGGCGCTGGGCGCGTTCCCCGACAGCCACCCGCAGCACCTGGGCATGCCCGGTATGCACGGCTCCGTGGCCGCCGTCACCGGTCTGCAGAAGGCCGACCTGATCGTGGCCCTCGGCGCCCGCTTCGACGACCGCGTCACCGGGAAGCTCGACAGCTTCGCGCCGTACGCCAAGATCGTCCACGCGGACATCGACCCGGCCGAGATCGGCAAGAACCGCGCCGCCGACGTGCCGATCGTGGGCGACGCCCGCGAGGTCATCGCCGATCTGATCCAGGCGGTCCAGAAGGAGCACAGCGAGGGCCAGCCCGGCGACTACACCGCCTGGTGGAAGGACCTCGACCGCTGGCGCGAGACCTACCCGCTCGGCTACGACCAGCCCGCCGACGGCTCGCTCTCCCCGCAGCAGGTCATCGAGCGCATCGGCCGGCTCGCCCCCGAGGGCACGATCTTCGCGGCGGGCGTCGGCCAGCACCAGATGTGGGCCGCCCACTTCATCCAGTACGACAAGCCCGCCACCTGGCTGAACTCCGGCGGCGCCGGAACGATGGGCTACGCGGTCCCGGCCGCGATGGGCGCCAAGGCCGGCGCGCCGGCGAAGACCGTCTGGGCGATCGACGGCGACGGCTGCTTCCAGATGACCAACCAGGAGCTCACCACCTGCGCCCTGAACAACATCCCGATCAAGGTCGCCATCATCAACAACGGCGCCCTCGGGATGGTCCGCCAGTGGCAGACCCTGTTCTACAACCAGCGCTACTCCAACACGGTCCTGCACTCCGGCCCGGACGACGTCAACCCGAACGCGCGCGGCACCCGGGTCCCCGACTTCGTGAAGCTGTCGGAGGCGATGGGCTGCTACGCGATCCGCTGCGAGTCGCCGGACGACCTCGACAAGGTGATCGAGGAGGCGAACTCCGTCAACGACCGTCCGGTCGTCGTCGACTTCGTCGTCCACGAGGACGCGATGGTCTGGCCGATGGTCGCCGCCGGCACCTCCAACGACGAGATCATGGCCGCCCGGGACGTCCGCCCCGACTTCGGCGACAACGAAGACGACTGA
- a CDS encoding putative bifunctional diguanylate cyclase/phosphodiesterase has translation MSTPTTSTTLLDGADPAPRDRSPARRTPIGRPSLGPGRKLVHQLVLALVCAGYAVGSALGWGSDELALIMGDFGLTAAAGAAAVSCFLYARTRRVRFRPAWLLFALSSAMAALGNLVWGWYEVVLGRPVPSPSYADLFFLCFAPPAIVGLLVLAARPVTKAGWVCLMLDAWLIAGSLLTLSWSLALAQAAKFDGPSVAHAALSLAYPLLDIALVSMVLVLHFRRSYVNRTAVNTAVGALALTVMCDALFTSPLMHNNYHSGQLLDAGWFAGSLLLAYAPWAASRQHGSADEGHTRVVHEHVPGHRPGGHPHAAPHPSAGAHPPAPSPPQGGEQGRYPANRPITGSLAALTPYLAAAVCTLGILYNVLNGRSVDRVVLLTGGAVVLALVVRQGIMLLDNITLTQELAQKENHFRSLVQGSSDVIMIAAPSGILRYVSPAAAGVYGRSAEALVGTELADLIHPEDLGCVVHEVRRFLAASPQDEPTTRIECRFRSGDGDGGWLNVESTVNRHHGGLIFNSRDVTERVRLQAQLQHNAEHDPLTDLPNRALFTRRVQQALSGRRSSDRGIALRNTAVLFIDLDGFKAVNDTIGHQAGDELLVQAARRLQDAVRKGDTASRLGGDEFAALIVGDTTRDRAARERHILELADRLRVTLSQPYLIDGNDVRVAASIGVAFAEPGLGAGEILRNADLAMYRAKAGGKGRVELYKPQMQQDVVRKAELATRLRAALHDGEFALLHQPVVRLDDGRISSVAALARWRSSQGVLFTPAEFLRVAEDSDRTAELGRWILEEAVEQAADRTASGLTVPVAVRMGARRLLDRSMPLGSVEALLTRHGLPSGSLVIELADLDPKVSLDELERRLGALRRLGVRIALDGFGGGYGALTALRRLPVDILKLDRSLVEGVVESARLHKITSGLLRIACDLGLQSVAEGVDLPEQVVALRAMGCTHGQGMAFSGPLDEYRLRRSLATGRYSVPHGPVEPAFAGGAPGVYTSGVTAVLGSGSGLRSHTETPVPPT, from the coding sequence GTGAGTACCCCGACGACCTCCACGACCCTCCTCGACGGGGCCGACCCGGCACCACGCGACCGGTCCCCGGCGAGGAGGACGCCGATCGGCCGGCCGTCGCTCGGGCCCGGCCGGAAGCTGGTCCACCAACTGGTCCTGGCCCTCGTCTGCGCGGGATACGCCGTCGGTTCCGCGCTCGGCTGGGGCTCCGACGAACTCGCCCTGATCATGGGCGACTTCGGACTGACCGCCGCGGCGGGCGCCGCCGCCGTCTCCTGCTTCCTCTACGCGCGCACCCGCCGCGTCCGCTTTCGACCCGCCTGGCTGCTCTTCGCGCTGTCCTCGGCGATGGCCGCCCTCGGCAATCTGGTCTGGGGATGGTACGAGGTCGTCCTCGGGCGTCCCGTGCCCAGCCCCAGCTACGCCGACCTGTTCTTCCTGTGCTTCGCGCCGCCCGCGATCGTGGGGCTGCTCGTCCTGGCCGCCCGGCCCGTGACCAAGGCCGGCTGGGTCTGCCTGATGCTGGACGCCTGGCTGATCGCCGGCTCGCTGCTCACGCTCTCCTGGAGCCTCGCCCTCGCCCAGGCCGCGAAGTTCGACGGACCGAGCGTGGCGCACGCGGCACTGTCGCTGGCGTACCCGCTGCTCGACATCGCCCTGGTCAGCATGGTGCTCGTCCTGCACTTCAGAAGGTCCTACGTCAACCGCACGGCGGTCAACACCGCCGTCGGCGCGCTCGCACTGACCGTGATGTGCGACGCCCTGTTCACCTCACCGCTCATGCACAACAACTACCACTCGGGCCAGCTCCTCGACGCCGGCTGGTTCGCGGGCTCCCTGCTCCTGGCGTACGCCCCCTGGGCCGCCTCCCGGCAGCACGGATCCGCCGACGAGGGACACACACGCGTGGTGCACGAGCACGTACCGGGGCACCGCCCCGGCGGACACCCGCACGCGGCCCCGCACCCCTCCGCGGGCGCGCACCCACCCGCGCCGTCACCCCCGCAGGGCGGCGAACAGGGCCGGTACCCGGCCAACCGGCCCATCACCGGCTCCCTGGCCGCCCTCACCCCGTACCTCGCCGCCGCCGTCTGCACCCTGGGAATCCTCTACAACGTCCTCAACGGCCGCAGCGTGGACCGCGTGGTGCTGCTGACCGGCGGCGCGGTCGTGCTCGCCCTCGTGGTGCGCCAGGGGATCATGCTCCTCGACAACATCACCCTCACCCAGGAACTGGCGCAGAAGGAGAACCACTTCCGCTCCCTGGTGCAGGGCTCCAGCGACGTCATCATGATCGCCGCCCCCAGCGGCATCCTGCGGTACGTCTCCCCGGCCGCCGCCGGGGTCTACGGACGGTCCGCCGAGGCCCTGGTGGGCACCGAGCTGGCCGATCTCATCCACCCCGAGGACCTGGGCTGCGTGGTGCACGAGGTGCGCCGCTTCCTCGCCGCCAGCCCCCAGGACGAGCCCACCACCCGCATCGAGTGCCGCTTCCGCTCCGGCGACGGCGACGGCGGCTGGCTCAACGTGGAGTCCACCGTCAACCGCCACCACGGCGGCCTGATCTTCAACAGCCGGGACGTCACCGAACGGGTCCGCCTCCAGGCACAGCTCCAGCACAACGCCGAGCACGACCCGCTCACCGACCTGCCCAACCGCGCCCTGTTCACCCGGCGCGTCCAGCAGGCCCTGTCCGGCCGCCGCAGCTCCGACCGGGGCATCGCCCTGCGCAACACCGCCGTCCTCTTCATCGACCTCGACGGCTTCAAGGCGGTCAACGACACCATCGGGCACCAGGCCGGGGACGAACTCCTCGTCCAGGCCGCCCGCCGGCTCCAGGACGCCGTCCGCAAGGGCGACACCGCGTCCCGGCTGGGCGGCGACGAGTTCGCCGCCCTGATCGTCGGCGACACCACCCGCGACCGGGCCGCACGGGAGCGGCACATCCTGGAGCTCGCCGACCGCCTCAGGGTGACCCTCTCGCAGCCCTATCTGATCGATGGCAACGACGTCAGGGTCGCCGCGTCCATCGGCGTCGCCTTCGCCGAACCCGGCCTCGGCGCGGGAGAGATCCTGCGCAACGCCGACCTCGCGATGTACCGCGCCAAGGCGGGCGGCAAGGGCCGGGTCGAGCTGTACAAACCGCAGATGCAGCAGGACGTCGTCCGCAAGGCGGAACTCGCCACGCGGCTGCGGGCCGCCCTGCACGACGGCGAGTTCGCCCTGCTGCACCAGCCCGTGGTACGCCTCGACGACGGCCGGATCTCGTCGGTCGCCGCACTGGCGCGCTGGCGCTCCTCCCAGGGAGTGCTCTTCACGCCCGCCGAGTTCCTGCGGGTCGCGGAGGACAGCGACCGGACCGCCGAACTCGGCCGCTGGATCCTCGAGGAGGCCGTCGAACAGGCCGCCGACCGGACCGCGAGCGGACTCACCGTCCCGGTCGCCGTGCGCATGGGCGCCCGACGGCTGCTGGACCGGTCGATGCCGCTGGGCTCCGTGGAGGCCCTGCTCACCCGGCACGGACTGCCCTCCGGATCCCTGGTGATCGAACTGGCCGACCTGGACCCGAAGGTGTCCCTGGACGAACTGGAGCGCCGTCTGGGCGCGTTGCGCCGACTCGGCGTCCGGATCGCCCTCGACGGCTTCGGCGGCGGCTACGGCGCCCTCACCGCGCTGCGCCGGCTCCCCGTCGACATCCTCAAGCTCGACCGTTCACTGGTCGAGGGGGTCGTCGAGTCCGCGCGGCTGCACAAGATCACCAGTGGGCTGCTGCGGATCGCCTGCGACCTCGGGCTCCAGTCCGTGGCCGAGGGGGTGGACCTGCCCGAACAGGTGGTGGCCCTGCGCGCGATGGGCTGCACACACGGCCAGGGCATGGCGTTCTCCGGGCCGCTCGACGAGTACCGGCTGCGCCGGTCGCTCGCCACCGGCCGCTACTCCGTGCCCCACGGTCCCGTGGAACCCGCGTTCGCGGGCGGCGCCCCGGGGGTGTACACCAGTGGTGTCACCGCCGTCCTGGGGAGTGGAAGTGGACTGCGCTCACATACTGAGACTCCTGTCCCACCCACTTGA